The following are from one region of the Paenibacillus protaetiae genome:
- the cbiB gene encoding adenosylcobinamide-phosphate synthase CbiB: protein MLYSFHEMLLMTAAAIAIDWIIGDPKWPTHPVIWIGRLIRILERKLLTGRQSPKQAKAAGIVLALVTLAVSWGVMQVIAAAADWIHPWLGYAVSVWFISTTIAVKGLKDAGMHVYRPLVEGRLDEARKYAGYIVSRDTDQLTPADTARAAVETIAENTVDAFVSPVVFALLGGAPLAMLYRAANTLDSMVGYRNEQYIHFGWCSARTDDALNYIPARIAGLLMSLAALVLPRLSAVNAVKAAAIFARRHPSPNSGIPESAAAGAMGVELGGVNYYFGVASERARMGWKRRELQPDDIKGAIRLLYATSILVWAGALIGWALGL, encoded by the coding sequence TATGGATAGGCCGGCTTATTCGCATCCTGGAGCGCAAACTGCTCACCGGGAGGCAGTCTCCCAAGCAGGCGAAAGCTGCCGGCATCGTGCTGGCGCTTGTTACGCTGGCAGTCTCCTGGGGCGTCATGCAGGTGATTGCAGCGGCGGCTGACTGGATCCATCCATGGCTTGGATACGCGGTAAGCGTATGGTTTATTTCGACGACCATCGCGGTCAAAGGGCTGAAAGACGCCGGCATGCATGTATACCGACCGCTTGTGGAAGGGCGGCTGGATGAAGCGCGTAAGTATGCGGGTTACATCGTAAGCCGCGATACGGATCAATTGACCCCTGCCGATACGGCGCGGGCTGCAGTGGAAACGATTGCGGAAAATACGGTTGACGCTTTTGTATCGCCTGTCGTATTTGCCCTGCTTGGCGGTGCGCCGCTTGCGATGCTGTACAGGGCTGCCAATACACTGGACTCGATGGTTGGTTACCGCAATGAACAATATATTCATTTTGGCTGGTGCTCGGCCCGGACCGATGATGCGCTTAATTACATCCCGGCACGGATTGCCGGTTTATTGATGAGCTTGGCCGCCCTGGTGCTGCCGCGTTTGTCTGCGGTTAACGCGGTGAAGGCGGCAGCGATTTTTGCGCGGCGCCATCCCAGCCCAAACAGCGGCATTCCGGAGTCGGCGGCTGCCGGTGCGATGGGTGTCGAGCTTGGCGGCGTCAACTATTATTTTGGCGTTGCAAGCGAGAGGGCGCGTATGGGCTGGAAGCGACGTGAACTGCAGCCGGACGATATTAAAGGGGCGATCCGGTTATTGTATGCAACAAGTATATTGGTATGGGCAGGGGCGTTGATCGGATGGGCACTTGGACTATAA